TCGAAGTCGATGTGCCCGAGCACCTGGTCGAGCATGTTCTCGACAAGCTGGCATCTCACTTCGACCATGTCCTCGACCATCTCCGGATAGTCATAGCACGCGTACGCCAGGCCTTCGAAGGTCAGCATGTCGCGCACGCGGCCGATCATCGACCCGCACGAAATCCCCAGCGGGTACGTGCGGTCTTTGGGGAAGGATTTCTTGAGAGCTTCGACGTCCATCTTGCGGACCGGGTCGTCCAGGCGGAACTTCTCTTCCTTGACCTTTTTCCAATCGTCGGCCGTCTTGATCGACGAGCCGATGCAGTGCGGAATCGTGCTGTGGCCGTCCTTGGGCACTTCGCAGATGAGGCCGTTGCCGTCACGGATGACGCGTTTGTCGGCCGTCTCCTCGAGCACCTGGTACTCGAAGCCCGGATGCAGGTCACAGTGCCCGCCGATGCAGCCGATGGGGTCGAAGCTGAAGAACGCGTTGGCCTGCCCCTCGTGGGTGATGCCGTTCTTGACGAACAGGTCCCACTCGGTGTAGTTCTCCTGCCAATAACCGAACTCCATGTTGAACGAGCGGTCGAAGGGCTTGTAGTGCATCTGGGCGTTGAAGCGCTCGCGGTCGGTCATCGAGCCCTTCCATCGCGGGCGGATCGGTTTAATTTCGCTCATGGTAGTCTCCTGAGATCGAGGTCCGTCTAAAGTACCCGCCCGGCGGCGTAATTCAACTACTAATCAATAGGGTGGCATGGCGACACGCGCCAGCGGGTCGCCATGGGACGGGGAGTGCGGGTCCTTGTTGTCCCTGCCGTCCTTGAGGTCCTTTTCTGCATGCCATGGCATTGTCATCGCCGCGGGATTATCTTGTGCCTCATGAAGACATTCACCTGCCAATGCGGAGCGACCACGCAGGTCGCTGACGATCATCAGGGCGACTGGGTGCGATGCAGCGGGTGCGGGCGGCCGGTCCCCCTCAATGAGACGGTCGATCCCGTCGAGGCGCTGCGGCGGCGGCTTCGCGACGACCGCTATGACAGCCGCCTGAAATGGACCGGCCTGGTGCTGGGGGGCTTGATGCTGCTGACGGCGGTGCTGCCATTTCGGAGCGGCCAGTGGAGCAATTCGTTCATCTGGCAGGTCTTGAACGGATCGGGGTGGCTGGTGCTGCTGATCGGCACGTGGGCGGCCGCCCTGGCGGCGGTGCTGGCGGGCAAGTTGCTCAAGCCGCTTCCGCGGGCGTGGGCGTACCTGGCGCTGGGCGTCATCCTGCTGGCATTGGCAGCGGCTCCGGTCGCAGGGGCAGCGCTGAGCGGCGAGGCTGCTGTCGAAACGTCCATCGGCGATCGGGCCAATCCGCAGCCGCTGGGCCTGCTGGAATCGCTGGTGCCGTGGTCGATCTTCGTCGGCGGGCTGTGCATGCTGATCCTGATGCCCGTTGGTCACATCCGCCTTCATGTCACGCCCGGGCCGTTCATGCGGGCGGTGGAACTGGTGGCCGGTCTGGGGCTGCTGGCGGGTTTTGGATTCCTGGCGGTTCGCCTGGGGATGCTGCTGGCCGACTCGGCCGGCGCGGGCGCCCAGCAGGTCCCCGGCACGACCGTCTTCATCGACCTCCAGTCGGTGCTGACGGGCGCCATTGGCGTGATCGGGTTTGCAGCCTTGGGCGGCCTGGCAGCCGTGCTCGATGCCCTCTTCCTCCGCCGCCACGCCTCGTCGGGAATGACGATCCTGACGCCGATCTACTTCCTGCTGGTCGTGCTGGCGGGCCTGCTGCTGATCCTGCCCTGGAAACTCGCCGGAGCCGACCTGGCGCTGATCTGCACCCACGTCCTGCTGCTGGGAGTCATCCGCCCCCTGCTGGCGGTGTACGGCCTGGCGGCGGTGGTGGTGCTGACGCGATGGCGGCGGTTGGA
The sequence above is a segment of the Planctomycetaceae bacterium genome. Coding sequences within it:
- a CDS encoding uroporphyrinogen decarboxylase family protein, with protein sequence MSEIKPIRPRWKGSMTDRERFNAQMHYKPFDRSFNMEFGYWQENYTEWDLFVKNGITHEGQANAFFSFDPIGCIGGHCDLHPGFEYQVLEETADKRVIRDGNGLICEVPKDGHSTIPHCIGSSIKTADDWKKVKEEKFRLDDPVRKMDVEALKKSFPKDRTYPLGISCGSMIGRVRDMLTFEGLAYACYDYPEMVEDMVEVRCQLVENMLDQVLGHIDFDYASGWEDICFNHGPIVSVDFFRNVVMPRYKRIDAKLKKHGIDLWYTDCDGDVRPILKLFMEGGINCMFPYEVQSCCHPGELLDEYGKDLRLMGGVDKIQLGHGKAAIKKYLESLIPYVARGGYIPFCDHRCPPNVKPDDYLYYLDLKEKLFGIPK